In a single window of the Lineus longissimus chromosome 4, tnLinLong1.2, whole genome shotgun sequence genome:
- the LOC135486110 gene encoding uncharacterized protein LOC135486110 isoform X1, whose product MEHLIIVLFISALVVMIHGNKLPKALQEVVDRQRRTGDNSNWCCEDDTPVNMIKRSRTKVEQIKVTEQIKTGSETCKIFFTCTKYELIYRTEPQFSTEYYAVPHKEACPDEAVKCCKGFLLIVGNCLSLEEISMSGMTIEELIKSKLMEEN is encoded by the exons ATGGAGCATCTTATAATTGTCCTGTTCATCTCCGCTCTTGTGGTAATGATACATGGGAATAAGCTCCCTAAAGCCCTTCAGGAGGTCGTTGATAGGCAAAGAAGGACAGGGGACAACAG CAATTGGTGTTGTGAGGATGACACACCTGTGAACATGATCAAAAGATCACGCACCAAAGTTGAGCAGATAAAGGTAACGGAACAGATCAAGACAGGATCAGAAAcatgtaaaatattttttacatGCACGAAGTACGAGTTGATATACAG GACGGAGCCTCAGTTTTCTACAGAGTACTACGCAGTGCCTCACAAGGAGGCCTGCCCTGACGAAGCTGTAAAATGCTGTAAGGGATTCCTTCTCATCGTTGGAAACTGTCTCA GTTTGGAGGAAATCTCCATGAGTGGTATGACTATCGAAGAGCTCATCAAGTCCAAGCTGATGGAAGAGAACTAA
- the LOC135486110 gene encoding uncharacterized protein LOC135486110 isoform X2, with protein sequence MEHLIIVLFISALVVMIHGNKLPKALQEVVDRQRRTGDNSHWCCENEMPVDMIKRSRTKVEYVTVSETIKTGVQPCRLMSTCSVYEQVYRTEPQFSTEYYAVPHKEACPDEAVKCCKGFLLIVGNCLSLEEISMSGMTIEELIKSKLMEEN encoded by the exons ATGGAGCATCTTATAATTGTCCTGTTCATCTCCGCTCTTGTGGTAATGATACATGGGAATAAGCTCCCTAAAGCCCTTCAGGAGGTCGTTGATAGGCAAAGAAGGACAGGGGACAACAG TCACTGGtgttgtgaaaatgaaatgccCGTTGATATGATTAAAAGATCTCGCACTAAAGTTGAATACGTGACGGTGTCTGAGACAATAAAGACTGGAGTCCAACCCTGTAGATTAATGAGCACTTGTTCTGTTTATGAGCAAGTTTATAG GACGGAGCCTCAGTTTTCTACAGAGTACTACGCAGTGCCTCACAAGGAGGCCTGCCCTGACGAAGCTGTAAAATGCTGTAAGGGATTCCTTCTCATCGTTGGAAACTGTCTCA GTTTGGAGGAAATCTCCATGAGTGGTATGACTATCGAAGAGCTCATCAAGTCCAAGCTGATGGAAGAGAACTAA
- the LOC135486129 gene encoding GPI ethanolamine phosphate transferase 2-like yields the protein MKNVISLFLYLCLLLQVVGLLVFLYGYFPVKKVVPGFAVGEDAPPEPSADNTQDLLNGTKLNNASSIVGLGPTYGRLVIMLIDALRADFVFGDAGRWMPYTRRLLENGQSLNFIAKAHPPTVTMPRIKALATGGIPGFVDVVLNFDSSELQEDNLITQLRHSGRKIIFYGDDTWIRLFPDHFQRTDGTTSFFVTDYTEVDYNVSRHIDSELVNNDWDVMILHYLGLDHIGHLAGPGSPLVQPKLKEMDAIIQKIHTALNKQDAYQEQPSLFVLCGDHGMSDQGSHGGASISETVTPLVMLSSQIKGQKRIDYEKIEEIYQIDIAPTLSLLLGLPIPQNSLGAASPGALHGLPIRMKLHAMQINTHQLAKVYRQNVPSYKSDDNYLMYKRALGAHSEWLRLLADEGKVEIDPKHLGDKVANQYLRAMTGMRGKLASSLSKYDVQALVTGVLLLWMVLLSLLHCHVNRDIMSLEVSTGSLAVFIAFSFGFPTAHFVTCTGPNRSDLLCGIDLLRVFLSLGTYVALIILTGFIIFTTSRKTIVQYYKSLSSKTPLELFLILGTVGHTFSLLSSSFVEEEHQTWYFFMQTINLIILIKYSAEAAHAYYNPSRRKKPWEKAEDSSKGFGGSGLSNRERRRRLRQSSSSECPPETSGESSCESVNPWKFVVLSFICVCVCRILRSWNQTGDKWAHLPDVGDWLVRPEQKMVLSYLVAVSLMLVVIIQWITHQDQFYRVALAGAAIGVYFFRAANGAVHVSGMYENSNNGAKEAQAVYGLFALVIIYTFLWYIYVKMTLHQDNTEHGAYFKTFSSTLPRRVHSILTLVIMLLVRPHNIVAFAMIVLVEYFISMHLVPRMNLSVSAMTLLYVWFGQAGFYFQGNSNSLATVDVSAGYVGLDSYNPGIIGMLMAIATYASPVFWLVGLISVLCEKYVGMQDGEERYIAATYDVCFTLGLSRALPLAIYTVLAAALRYHLFVWSVFSPKLLYEGMCSVITIIFIVLL from the exons ATGAAGAACGTCATTTCTTTATTTCTCTACCTGTGCCTGCTCTTACAAGTGGTTGGACTGCTTGTCTTTCTCTATGGATACTTCCCAGTCAAAAAAGTTGTGCCAGGCTTTGCCGTGGGGGAAGATGCCCCACCAGAACCATCAGCAGACAACACACAAGACCTTCTAAATGGAACAAAACTAAACAACGCCTCAAGTATAGTTGGTCTGGGACCGACATATGGGAGACTTGTGATCATGCTGATTGATGCGCTGAGGGCAGATTTTGTCTTTGGTGATGCTGGTCGTTGGATGCCGTACACCAGGAGATTACTAGAGAATGGACAAAGCTTGAACTTCATTGCCAAAGCTCATCCACCTACGGTCACAATGCCACGCATCAAG GCTCTTGCCACAGGTGGAATCCCAGGTTTTGTAGATGTTGTCCTAAACTTTGACTCCAGTGAGCTGCAAGAGGACAATCTCATTACCCAGCTGCGTCACTCTGGAAGGAAGATCATCTTTTACGGTGATGACACGTGGATTAGATTGTTTCCAGATCACTTCCAAAGGACGGATGGAACAACTTCATTCTTTGTGACTGATTATACggag GTGGATTACAATGTGAGTCGGCACATTGAttctgagttggttaacaaTGACTGGGATGTTATGATTCTCCATTACCTGGGTCTTGATCATATTGGACATCTTGCTGGCCCAGGGAGTCCGTTGGTTCAGCCGAAATTGAAAGAGATGGATGCGATTATCCAGAAAATACACACAGCGTTGAATAAACAG GATGCTTATCAGGAGCAGCCCAGCTTGTTTGTCCTGTGTGGAGACCATGGCATGAGTGACCAGGGCAGCCATGGAGGTGCATCCATCAGTGAGACGGTCACTCCTCTCGTTATGCTGAGCTCACAGATCAAGGGACAAAAGAGAATCG ATTATGAGAAGATTGAAGAGATCTACCAGATCGATATTGCTCCTACACTGTCCCTTCTTCTTGGCTTGCCAATTCCCCAGAACAGTCTTGGGGCTGCCTCACCAGGAGCACTCCACGGCTTGCCAATCCGAATGAAGCTCCATGCAATGCAGATTAACACACACCAACTTGCAAAAGTTTACCGGCAGAATGTACCCAGTTACAAATCAG ACGACAATTACCTTATGTACAAACGGGCCCTTGGTGCCCACTCAGAATGGTTGAGGCTGCTGGCTGATGAAGGAAAAGTTGAGATCGATCCAAAGCATCTTGGAGACAAGGTGGCTAACCAGTATCTGAGGGCTATGACTGGCATGAGAGGGAAGTTAGCAAGTTCACTCTCGAAATATGATGTACAGGCTTTGGTTACTGGTGTCCTTCTTCTTTGGATG GTGCTGCTTTCACTTCTTCACTGCCATGTCAACAGAGATATCATGTCACTTGAAGTCAGTACAGGATCACTTGCAGTCTTCATCGCATTTAGCTTTGGATTTCCCACAGCACATTTTGTGACTTGTACCGGTCCCAACAGAAGTGATCTCCTCTGTGGTATCGACTTGTTACGAGTCTTCCTTTCGCTAGGAACTTACGTTGCTCTTATCATTCTGACTGGGTTCATAATCTTCACAACGTCTAGAAAAACCATTGTCCAGTACTATAAG TCATTATCCTCAAAGACACCTCTGGAGTTGTTCCTTATCTTGGGAACAGTCGGTCACACATTCAGCCTCCTGTCGAGCAGTTTCGTAGAAGAGGAGCACCAAACGTGGTATTTCTTCATGCAGACAATCAACCTGAtcattctcatcaaatactcTGCCGAAGCTGCCCATGCTTACTATAATCCTTCTCGGCGGAAAAAGCCCTGGGAGAAGGCGGAGGATTCCTCGAAGGGGTTCGGTGGGTCTGGCCTTTCTAATCGAGAGAGGAGACGACGGCTACGACAGTCAAGCTCATCTGAATGCCCGCCTGAGACATCTGGTGAATCTTCATGCGAATCTGTCAATCCTTGGAAATTCGTGGTGCTATCTTTCATTTGTGTTTGTGTGTGTCGGATTCTTAGGTCATGGAATCAGACAGGGGACAAATGGGCTCATCTTCCTGACGTTGGTGACTGGCTTGTCAG GCCAGAGCAGAAGATGGTGTTGTCATACTTAGTTGCTGTCTCTTTAATGTTGGTCGTTATCATCCAATGGATCACCCATCAAGACCAATTTTACCGGGTGGCGTTGGCTGGTGCTGCAATTGGGGTGTATTTCTTCCGAGCTGCAAACGGTGCTGTTCACGTTTCTGGAATGTATGAAAACTCAAACAA TGGTGCAAAAGAAGCTCAAGCCGTCTATGGCCTCTTTGCTCTGGTGATAATCTACACATTCCTCTGGTACATCTACGTTAAAATGACACTACATCAAGATAACACGGAGCACGGTGCATACTTCAAGACATTCAGCAGCACATTGCCAAGACGAGTACATTCCATATTGACATTAGTTATCATGCTGCTGGTCAGACCCCATAATATCGTTGCATTTGCCATGATTGTACTGGTGGAatacttcatttcaatgcaccTGGTACCTCGGATGAATCTCAGTGTCTCAGCTATGACTCTGCTTTACGTTTGGTTTGGACAGGCAGGATTTTACTTCCAG GGAAACTCAAACAGCTTGGCAACCGTTGATGTATCAGCTGGTTATGTCGGCTTGGATAGTTACAACCCTGGTATAATCGGGATGCTGATGGCCATCGCGACGTATGCTTCTCCGGTATTTTGGTTGGTGGGTCTGATATCGGTGCTCTGTGAGAAATATGTCGGCATGCAGGATGGAGAGGAGAG GTACATTGCCGCTACTTACGACGTCTGTTTCACGCTAGGTTTGAGCCGCGCCCTGCCGCTAGCCATCTACACTGTCTTGGCCGCAGCATTGCGTTATCATCTGTTTGTGTGGAGCGTCTTCTCACCCAAACTGTTGTATGAAGGAATGTGCTCAGTAATCACAATAATCTTCATTGTTCTTTTATAA
- the LOC135486351 gene encoding inositol hexakisphosphate kinase 1-like, whose translation MTNGTGDNDSEGGPASDVPVSDETGGPTSLQPFVHQVGGHSNMFTYEGNTICKPLFEKEYDFYQTMPEEMRPFTPICKGNLDVMFHKDASSQVHISIVSPVRPLRGENGIILKTDESDEEPEKEDRQPLADQTERSSAVISNSNFEKNPWSERCHKRMLDQMTCESEGPMKYIILENAVIGFKIPSILDLKMGTRQHGLDDNEFKTDLKICRCLSSTTCTLGFRVGGMQVYQKDTGEFLRYNKYSVETINRDTIHEPVYKFLYNGVRLRLELVDLIVEKLRAISLAVAKRNDIRMFSSSLMVMYESVENPSATDEDTALDCEKSWEGNLQIDSSDSVSQSPLSATSHSIANSSMNIASGLTNSKNKDVSDLKVDIKMIDFAHSFHTASRTDVKFVGPDAGYIFGLENLIKIFLNVKERNSES comes from the exons ATGACGAATGGAACAGGCGACAACGATAGTGAAGGTGGCCCAGCATCCGATGTTCCAGTGTCTGATGAAACTGGTGGCCCGACGTCGTTGCAGCCATTCGTCCACCAAGTTGGAGGCCATTCTAACATGTTCACCTATGAAGGAAACACAATCTGTAAGCCCTTGTTCGAGAAGGAATACGACTTCTACCAAACCATGCCAGAAGAAATGAGACCGTTTACTCCAATTTGTAAAG GTAATTTGGACGTTATGTTCCACAAAGACGCCAGCAGCCAAGTGCACATCAGTATCGTGTCTCCTGTCCGACCACTTCGAGGGGAAAATGGGATAATTTTAAAGACcgacgaaagtgatgaggagCCCGAAAAGGAAGACCGTCAGCCGCTTGCGGACCAAACGGAAAG GTCTTCGGCTGTGATTTCAAACTCGAACTTCGAGAAGAATCCGTGGAGTGAGCGGTGTCACAAGAGGATGTTAGACCAGATGACATGTGAATCAGAGGGACCAATGA AATACATCATACTTGAGAACGCAGTCATTGGTTTCAAGATCCCGAGTATCCTCGATCTGAAAATGGGGACCAGGCAACACGGACTAGATGACAATGAGTTCAAGACAGATTTGAAGATATGTCGTTGTTTGTCGTCAACAACTTGTACCCTTGGGTTTAGAGTGGGCGGAATGCAG GTGTATCAAAAGGACACTGGTGAATTCCTCCGTTATAATAAATACTCGGTTGAAACAATCAACAGGGACACGATCCACGAACCAGTTTATAAATTTCTGTACAATGGTGTTAGATTAAGATTGGAACTGGTTGATTTGATAGTAGAAAAATTGCGAGCGATTTCTCTGGCGGTGGCGAAAAGGAATGACATTCGAATGTTCTCGAGCTCATTGATGGTTATGTATGAGAGTGTTGAGAACCCAAGTGCGACGGATGAGGATACCGCGCTTGACTGTGAGAAGAGTTGGGAAGGTAACTTGCAAATTGACAGCTCGGACTCGGTCTCGCAATCGCCGCTGTCCGCTACGAGTCATTCTATTGCCAATTCAAGTATGAACATCGCCTCAGGTTTAACGAACTCAAAGAATAAGGATGTCTCCGATTTGAAGGTTGATATTAAGATGATAGATTTCGCGCATTCATTCCACACAGCTTCAAGAACTGATGTTAAATTTGTCGGACCTGATGCTGGTTATATATTCGGCCTCGAGAATCTTATTAAGATTTTCCTTAACGTTAAAGAAAGGAATTCCGAATCTTGA
- the LOC135486143 gene encoding probable ATP-dependent RNA helicase DDX43, translated as MSFQIPCSENWDDDDQCVAPVHVPRPPMNGYDSGQNSIQTQVFQNSSSGFGFGRGRGSWAKDSSDSFRSDSSGGRGSRSRGAGRRNDSNGFRNDSSNRSKGDNWRSQNDDAARGGGRGNFEDSDNGFGGGRGRGGFGRGRQGDSGFGGNRNNSGGGDGNATRIQVPSGKVGKIIGKGGSKIRELEESSSASIKVKSSEAQADETPVDISGTEEQIAKAQELINELLEDSSYQRKPRDGGFGGGNRDGGFSGNSGFGNSRHNDNDSFHGSKREEKTESTYQRPKINWAELSAQNEVFTAERWNNAMPMIKDFYHEDPEVANMHPTRVAELRAEMNNISVKAYDEGSKTKIPNILTRFDQAFVNYPDIMDEIEKAGFTQPTPIQCQAWPILLQGLDLIGIAQTGTGKTLAFLLPAMIHIDNQPVPREERGGANVLVLAPTRELALQIEREVKKYHYKGIRSCCVYGGGNRREQIAAVERGVEIIIATPGRLNDLVMNEVVDVKSITYLVLDEADRMLDMGFEPQIMKIMLDIRPDRQTVMTSATWPEDVRRLARRYMKDPMMVYVGTLDLAACHTVTQIVEVLPEEDKRDRLYYFIENEMAPEEKVLIFVGRKTTADDLSSDFALKDIVCQCIHGGREQYDREQALQDFKDGTVKILIATDVASRGLDIEDITYVLNFDFPRDMEEYVHRVGRTGRAGKSGISLTLVTRESWRNAQALIDILVEAHQEVPPELEEMAERYEKMKERRRLEGRDDGPRRGGRGGCGGGRSYGGGGGFGGGFGGGGRRGDRDSGVSNFFDGIC; from the exons ATGTCTTTCCAAATACCCTGCTCTGAAAATTGGGATGATGACGATCAATGTGTAGCACCTGTACATGTCCCCAGGCCGCCAATGAATGGTTATGACAGCGGGCAAAATAGCATACAAACTCAAGTTTTCCAAAACAGCTCGTCAGGTTTCGGTTTCGGTCGAGGACGAGGGTCGTGGGCCAAAGACTCTTCTGACAGTTTTAGGAGTGATAGTTCAGGGGGTAGGGGTAGTCGTTCCAGGGGCGCTGGAAGGAGAAACGACAGTAATGGCTTCAGGAACGATTCTTCAAATAGATCCAAGGGCGATAACTGGAGATCGCAAAATGATGATGCAGCGAGAGGAGGTGGTCGTGGAAACTTCGAG GACTCTGACAACGGCTTTGGTGGCGGGCGAGGGCGTGGTGGCTTTGGACGAGGAAGACAAGGGGATTCAGGTTTTGGTGGCAACCGAAACAACTCGGGTGGAGGAGATGGAAATGCCACACGAATTCAAGTGCCAAGTGGAAAAGTTGGAAAAATCATAG GAAAAGGTGGTTCAAAGATACGAGAATTAGAAGAAAGTAGTAGTGCCTCCATAAAG GTAAAGAGCAGTGAAGCACAGGCTGATGAAACGCCTGTAGATATAAGTGGAACAGAGGAACAAATAGCAAAGGCTCAGGAACTTATCAACGAACTTCTGGAGGACTCAAGTTATCAAAGGAAGCCAAGGGATGGCGGGTTTGGTGGTGGTAATAGAGATGGTGGGTTCAGTGGCAATAGTGGATTTGGTAATAGTCgtcacaatgacaatgacagctTTCATGGCAgtaaaagagaagagaaaacaG AATCCACGTATCAGCGTCCAAAGATCAACTGGGCTGAATtgtctgctcaaaatgaagtgtTTACTGCGGAGAGATGGAATAATGCCATGCCTATGATCAAGGACTTCTACCACGAGGACCCAGAAGTCGCGAATATGCATCCAACACGGGTGGCTGAACTAAG AGCGGAGATGAACAACATATCAGTCAAGGCTTACGATGAAGGTTCCAAAACAAAAATACCAAACATACTCACAAGGTTTGATCAAGCATTTGTGAATTATC CTGAtatcatggatgaaatagaaaaGGCAGGGTTTACTCAACCGACACCAATCCAGTGCCAAGCCTGGCCTATCCTTCTCCAAGGCCTCGATCTGATTGGGATTGCTCAAACTGGTACAGGGAAAACTCTTGCCTTTTTGCTGCCTGCCATGATTCACATTGACAATCAACCAGT GCCAAGAGAAGAACGAGGTGGTGCTAATGTCCTTGTTTTGGCCCCTACCAGAGAGTTAGCTCTCCAGATAGAGAGAGAAGTGAAGAAGTATCATTACAAGGGAATCCGTAG TTGCTGTGTATATGGCGGTGGCAACAGACGCGAACAGATCGCAGCGGTCGAAAGAGGTGTAGAGATTATTATTGCGACACCAGGACGACTGAATGACCTTGTAATGAATGAGGTTGTTGATGTCAAGAGTATAACATACTTG GTGCTGGACGAAGCTGATCGTATGTTAGATATGGGTTTTGAGCCACAGATCATGAAAATCATGTTGGATATCCGACCAGATCGACAGACAGTTATGACAAG TGCGACTTGGCCAGAAGATGTCCGGAGATTGGCCAGGAGGTATATGAAAGATCCAATGATGGTTTATGTGGGAACACTCGACTTGGCT GCGTGCCACACTGTGACCCAAATAGTAGAAGTGCTTCCAGAAGAGGACAAACGGGACCGATTGTACTATTTCATTGAGAATGAGATGGCTCCAGAAGAAAAGGTTCTCATCTTTGTTGGGAGAAAAACCAC CGCTGATGATCTGTCCAGTGACTTCGCCTTGAAGGATATTGTTTGCCAGTGCATCCATGGTGGACGAGAACAGTATGATAGGGAACAGGCTCTCCAGGATTTCAAGGACGGAACGGTGAAAATACTCATAGCAACAGATGTGGCATCCAGGGGTCTCGATATTGAAGATATCAC ATATGTGCTCAACTTCGACTTCCCACGTGATATGGAGGAGTATGTACACAGAGTCGGACGAACAGGAAGGGCTGG AAAATCGGGCATCTCTCTTACGCTGGTCACAAGAGAATCTTGGAGGAATGCTCAGGCTCTTATTGACATTCTAGTTGAGGCGCATCAG GAAGTTCCACCAGAGTTGGAGGAGATGGCTGAAAGATATGAAAAGATGAAGGAACGAAGGCGATTGGAGGGTCGAGATGATGGACCACGTCGTGGAGGTCGTGGAGGCTGTGGTGGTGGCCGTAGTTATGGAGGCGGTGGCGGTTTCGGAGGTGGCTTTGGGGGCGGAGGCAGGAGAGGTGATCGTGACTCTGGAGTCAGCAATTTCTTTGAtggaatttgttga
- the LOC135486109 gene encoding myosin regulatory light chain sqh-like, with protein MSSRKTKKMVKKRAQRATSNVFAMFDQAQIQEFKEAFNMIDQNRDGFISKEDLLDMLHSLGKEPTDDEIEGMISEAAGPINFTMFLTMFGEKLNGTDPEDVIKNAFGCFDEEGSGQINEDRLRELLMTMGDRFTEDEVELMFREAPIKNGNFDYIEFTRILKHGKKDE; from the exons ATGTCTAGCCGTAAGACCAAGAAGATGGTAAAGAAGAGGGCCCAGCGTGCCACATCGAACGTGTTTGCCATGTTTGATCAGGCCCAGATCCAAGAATTCAAAGAAGCATTCAACATGATCGATCAGAATAGAGATGGTTTTATCAGCAAAGAAGATTTACTTGATATGTTGCATTCCTTAG GTAAAGAGCCAACAGATGATGAAATTGAAGGTATGATCTCTGAGGCAGCTGGACCTATCAACTTTACCATGTTCCTGACCATGTTTGGTGAGAAGTTGAATGGTACTGATCCTGAAGACGTGATAAAGAATGCATTTGGATGCTTTGATGAAGAGGGATCTG gACAGATAAATGAAGACAGATTACGAGAGCTGCTGATGACAATGGGGGATCGATTTacagaagatgag GTTGAGCTCATGTTCCGGGAAGCACCTATCAAGAACGGTAATTTTGACTACATCGAGTTCACTAGAATCCTCAAACACGGCAAGAAAGACGAATAA
- the LOC135486021 gene encoding fizzy-related protein homolog encodes MDPDFERRLLRQQNGQTSPYGSVSPYGSPMQTSPASSPGKDKYGDRFIPSRAGANWKIHFNLPQDGSTSQSPSQTRKAKEPTTDNTKDGLAYNCLLKNELLGAGIEDIKDQQPDERRILVPKESKNMFTYRVPRRSLESGDTSPYSLSPVGNKSQKLLRSPRKAIRKISKIPFKVLDAPELQDDFYLNLVDWSSTNVLSVGLGTCVYLWSACTSQVTRLCDLSVDGDSVTSVSWAERGHLVAVGTHKGDVQIWDVAAGKRVSLLEGHSARVGALAWNADMLSSGSRDRLILQRDIRTPTSVTERRLTGHRQEVCGLKWSPDHQHLASGGNDNKLFVWNMTNLSPVQTYTEHLAAVKAIAWSPHQHGLLASGGGTADRCIRFWNTLTGQPLQCVDTGSQVCNLAWSKHANELVSTHGYSQNQILVWKYPSLAQIAKLTGHSYRVLYLAMSPDGEAIVTGAGDETLRFWNVFSKTRSTKESKSVLNLFTRIR; translated from the exons ATGGATCCTGATTTTGAGAGAAGACTTCTCCGGCAACAGAATGGACAGACATCACCCTATGGATCAGTGTCACCATATGGTTCA CCGATGCAGACAAGTCCAGCCTCATCTCCAGGCAAGGACAAGTATGGTGATCGATTCATTCCTAGCAGAGCCGGTGCTAACTGGAAGATACATTTCAACCTACCGCAG GATGGTTCAACGAGTCAGTCTCCAAGTCAGACAAGAAAAGCTAAAGAGCCCACTACTGATAACACCAAGGATGGCTTGGCTTACAACTGCTTGCTGAAGAATGAACTACTTGGCGCTGGAATTGAAGACATCAAG GATCAGCAACCCGACGAAAGGAGAATTCTTGTTCCAAAAGAAAGTAAAAATATGTTTACA TACCGGGTACCGAGGAGAAGTTTAGAAAGTGGTGACACGTCTCCTTATTCCTTATCACCTGTCGGCAACAAGAGTCAGAAACTACTCCGCTCTCCGAGAAAG GCAATTAGGAAAATCTCTAAGATTCCATTCAAAGTTCTTGATGCCCCCGAGTTACAAGATGATTTCTACCTTAACCTGGTGGACTGGTCATCCACAAATGTCCTCAGTGTTGGTTTAGGAACTTGTGTATATCTTTGGAGTGCTTGCACAAGTCAG GTTACCAGACTTTGCGACCTATCTGTTGATGGAGACTCGGTCACGTCCGTGTCATGGGCTGAGCGG GGCCACTTGGTAGCTGTTGGAACACACAAGGGTGATGTCCAGATCTGGGACGTAGCAGCAGGCAAAagagtgtccttactagagggTCATTCAGCAAGAGTTG GTGCTTTGGCATGGAATGCAGATATGTTGTCCTCTGGTAGCCGAGACCGCCTCATATTACAACGAGACATAAGAACGCCAACCTCAGTGACAGAGCGGAGACTCACTGGACACAGACAAGAG GTGTGTGGTTTGAAATGGTCACCCGATCATCAGCATTTAGCGTCTGGTGGGAACGACAACAAACTCTTTGTTTGGAATATGACAAACCTTAGCCCGGTGCAGACGTACACAGAGCATTTAGCTGCTGTCAAAGCGATTGCCTGGTCACCACATCAACATGGACTTTTAGCAAGTGGTGGTGGCACGGCCGATCGGTGTATTAGGTTTTGGAATACGCTCACTGGACAGCCGTTACAGTGTGTTGATACCGGGTCTCAAGTGTGCAATCTAGCCTGGTCAAAACATGCCAATGAATTA GTTAGTACACATGGTTATTCACAAAATCAGATCCTGGTCTGGAAGTACCCATCGCTAGCTCAAATTGCTAAATTAACAGGACATTCCTACAGAGTGCTATATTTG GCTATGTCCCCCGATGGTGAAGCAATAGTCACTGGTGCTGGAGATGAAACTTTGAGATTCTGGAACGTATTCAGTAAAACACGATCGACGAAGGAATCAAAGTCTGTGCTAAATCTCTTCACTCGGATTCGGTGA